One Candidatus Poribacteria bacterium genomic region harbors:
- the tmk gene encoding dTMP kinase — MRVNAPGWFITFEGLDGSGKSTQLAHARHYLEGIGVSVVVTREPGGTLVGEAIRSLLLQPSRESLHARAELLLYAADRAQHIEQVVKPALALGSVVLCDRFADATVAYQGGGRGIDLGIIADATRLATGGVAPDLTFLLDIDLETRAQRLSERGAGADRLESEDGGFHTRVRSTYLRLAQEEPRRIVALDGAQGADAIQRQIRTELHSRGIINSSTR, encoded by the coding sequence ATGCGCGTCAACGCGCCGGGATGGTTCATCACGTTCGAGGGATTGGACGGCTCCGGCAAATCAACTCAGTTGGCGCATGCGCGGCACTATCTGGAAGGCATCGGTGTTTCTGTCGTGGTGACACGTGAACCGGGAGGAACGCTCGTCGGCGAGGCGATTCGATCCCTCCTCCTGCAGCCTTCGCGTGAGTCCCTGCACGCGCGGGCAGAACTGCTGCTCTACGCAGCCGACCGTGCCCAGCATATCGAGCAAGTCGTGAAGCCCGCTCTGGCACTCGGATCGGTCGTCTTGTGCGACCGGTTCGCGGACGCCACGGTCGCCTACCAGGGAGGCGGGCGAGGCATCGACCTCGGGATCATCGCGGACGCGACGCGGCTCGCTACAGGCGGCGTCGCCCCCGACTTGACCTTCCTGCTCGATATCGACCTCGAAACGCGCGCCCAAAGACTCTCTGAACGTGGCGCGGGAGCAGATCGGCTCGAAAGCGAGGATGGCGGGTTCCACACCCGCGTTCGGTCAACGTACCTTCGGCTGGCGCAAGAGGAGCCGCGCCGTATCGTCGCGCTGGATGGTGCGCAAGGTGCAGACGCGATTCAGCGGCAGATCCGGACCGAACTGCACTCGAGGGGAATCATCAACAGTTCGACACGATAG
- a CDS encoding phytanoyl-CoA dioxygenase family protein, with the protein MQLSRDQLAALNDQGFLVLEDLLPAAILDAICGEIEQTIDRHAREALARGEIDDLCADLGFYQRLISLNAQSGRLYDRISVGRLNGPALFALFVEDRLLNVAEQLVGPEVLCSPTYRVRPKMPYFPRTDVLWHQDVAYMPAEFDTVYFATFWIPLLDVSEQNGCLHVVPQGHRNGVFRHVQETYYLDIDDPKCPLERAQPVPMRRGSALLLHPWMPHCSLPHTEAIIRWSIDVRYQDARLPCGNTGEAGFLARSIARPDDVVTEADAFRRIREDHSPLPIAPRWERRA; encoded by the coding sequence ATGCAGCTCTCACGCGACCAACTCGCGGCGCTGAACGATCAGGGCTTCCTCGTGTTGGAGGACCTGCTCCCGGCTGCGATTCTCGACGCCATCTGCGGCGAGATCGAGCAGACGATCGACCGGCACGCCCGCGAAGCGCTTGCGCGCGGCGAGATCGACGACCTCTGCGCGGACTTGGGGTTCTACCAACGCCTGATCTCACTGAACGCTCAGAGCGGGCGGCTCTACGACCGCATCTCGGTCGGAAGACTGAACGGACCGGCGCTGTTCGCGTTGTTTGTAGAAGACCGTCTGCTCAACGTCGCCGAGCAGTTGGTCGGTCCCGAAGTGCTCTGCAGTCCGACGTACCGAGTTCGGCCGAAGATGCCCTACTTCCCGAGGACCGACGTTCTCTGGCATCAGGATGTCGCCTACATGCCGGCTGAGTTCGATACCGTGTACTTCGCGACCTTCTGGATTCCTTTGCTCGACGTGTCGGAACAGAACGGATGCCTGCATGTCGTCCCGCAAGGCCATCGGAACGGCGTGTTCCGGCATGTGCAGGAGACTTACTACCTCGACATCGACGATCCCAAGTGCCCGCTCGAGCGGGCGCAGCCGGTCCCGATGCGGCGTGGAAGCGCGCTGTTGCTCCATCCGTGGATGCCGCATTGCTCGCTGCCGCACACGGAGGCGATCATTCGGTGGTCCATCGACGTCCGTTACCAAGACGCCAGGCTCCCGTGCGGCAACACGGGAGAGGCGGGCTTTCTGGCGCGCAGCATCGCTCGACCCGATGACGTCGTCACAGAAGCCGACGCATTCCGGCGGATCCGCGAAGACCACTCGCCGCTGCCCATCGCGCCACGATGGGAACGGAGAGCCTGA